The Leptospira bourretii genomic sequence CAAACGATTTCCCAAAAGGAAGGAGGCTTCAATCAGAGCACCCGTCTTTTTTTCATGGATGGATGCGAGTTTTGATTCTTTATCATTGGAGCTGGGATTTTTTTCTTCTTGGATGTCTTCCATTTGTCCCAGGATCATCCCATTCATTCCAGAACCTTTGTGGAGGATTTGGATGGAATCTCGGATGGCAGTGGAGTCAATGTTTTCAAATAAAGACAACAAATAAAAACTCAAAGAGTTCAGGGTGTCACCAGCAAGGATGGCCGTTGCTTCATCAAATTGAATATGGCAAGTGGGCATTCCTCGGCGGGTGTCATCATTGTCCATCGCAGGTAAATCATCATGGATGAGAGAATAGGTATGAATGCATTCGACAGCAAGGGCCGCTAAGTAAACGGAGAGATGTTCTTTGGTATTGAGTTTTTTTGGTAATTGGTCTGGATGAAAAAAGGAATTCAGAACAAAGATAGGTCGAATTCGTTTTCCACCGGCCTGCAAACTATATAGACAAGCATCTGTTATGCGAGTGCGAGGTTGAAACAATTCTTTTGTATAGGACTCAAAAAAAGAATCAAAGAGTTGTTTGGAATTTGTTAAGATATCAGAAAACTGAGTGGGCACGCGAAAAAAGAACCGGCTCCCTAAAGAACCGGTTGTTTGTTTGGTTCGAACTTAGTTAAGTTCATACCCTTTGAAGAAAAACGCAATTTCTTGAAGTGCGTTTGCCACAGAGTCAGAACCGTGAACCGCATTTGCTTCTTTGCTTTCTGCAAAGAGTGCACGGATAGTTCCCGCTTTTGCTTCTTTAGGATCAGTGGCACCTATCACATCTCTCCAATGTGTTACCGCATTGTCTCTTTCAAGAGCACAAGCAACGATTGGGCCAGAAGCCATGTAAGTGCAAAGGTCATTGTAAAATGGACGAGCTGCATGAACTGCGTAAAATTGTTTTGCGTCTTCGAGGCTGAGTTTTAGGAATTTCATTCCTAGGATTTTAAATCCTTCTTTTTCAATTCTTTGAAGGATGTCACCGATGTGTTTGTTTTTCACAGCATCGGGTTTAAGCATGATAAAAGTTCTTTCCATATCTCCAAAAGCATGGAGAAACCGAAAAAAGCAATCGAATCTTTAGGTGCTTAAAAAACGAACCAAAAGAAATGAAGTTGGAAGAAGATCCATTTTCTCAAATCCCATTTCTTCCCAAACATTTAGATCGATGAGAATCAATGAATACCCGGTGATTTTATTTAAGGCGATCGGATAGGGATTTAGATCTGTTTCGGGTTGTACTAGGTCTTCCACCTTGATTTTGTTCGACTTCATCCCCTTGAGGGATGTTAGCTTCTGGGCAAATCCAAGGATGGGATCCTTTTCCCCTTTGTAAAGGATGGCTACTTTTTCCACTGATTCCAGGCCATTATCAATGAGCACTCCAACCGTTGCAGGGCAATAGTTGAGAATTCCTTTGATTTTTCCACCTGTATAACTGCGAGAAAACAGGGGTTTGGCAGCACCAATGAGTAAAATGTCTGTATGTTTGATTTTGGCAAAATTGACAATTTCATAAGTGACATTGTCAGTGATGCGATATTCTGTTTGGACTTGGAGACCCATTTGTGCGCCTGTTTGGCGAATGGATTCAAAACTGGCATCACGGTAACGACGAATTTCTTCATTAGACAAAGAGTCATTTGGCGAAATGTGTAAAGCAGTGATTTCCAAATTTTTCTTTTGGTTACCGGAAAGGGAATAAGCAAATCGAACTAGACTTTTTCCCATTTTTTCTTGGGCAAAGGCCACTAACACTCGTAATTTGCGATCCACAGGTTTTTCAGTAGGAACTCGTTTTTCTGATTTAGAGTAAAACTTTTGGATTCCATCGAGTAAAGGTCCTGTGGAAAGGGTGGTGACAAGAGCCATTAACACAAAAACCGCAAAGATTTCAGGACTTAAAATTCCAAGATCATATCCAATATTGAGGACCACAAGTTCCATGAGTCCTCTCGTGTTCATAAGGGCTCCGATGGAGAGGGCATCTTCCCAATTCGAACCTGAAACTTTGGCAGCAAAGGCACTTCCCACAAATTTACCCACCACAGCCACAAGGATGACAAGACCAAATACCATCCAAAGGTGAGAACCATTGAGTAGGCCAATTTCTGTTCTAAGGCCTGTGATCACAAAGAAAATGGGGAGAAATAAAATAACAGCGATGTCTTCTATCTTTTCTGCGATGAGTTTTTTAAGATTTCCCTCCGCTGGCATAATCACACCAGCAAGGAAGGCACCAAATAGTGCATGGATTCCTATGACTTCTGTCGCCAGAGAGGACAAAAATAAAATCATCAAAATAAGAGCCACTGCGGTTCTTGTTAAGTTTTCCCTGGAAATATAAATGGAACCCAATCGTTTGAGGAAAGGTGCCACTAGATAAATCATTGTTAGGATATAAGCAAAAGACAATCCAATGGTAAAAAGTGCCGTGTTGAGATTTCCGGCTTTGGAGATGGTGACTATGATCGCAAGTAAGATCCAAGCAGTGATGTCATCTGCAGCTGCACAAGTGAGAACCATCGCTCCAAGAGGTGTCCTTGTGAGATTTCTTTCTTGGAGGATCCTTGCGAGCACTGGAAAGGCAGTGATACTCATTGCAATTCCCATAAAAAGTGAGAAGGACAAAAATCCTACATTCTCAGGTGCATAATCTGTATAAAAATAATAAGCCAAAATCATCCCCAAAAAGAAAGGGAAGATGATACTGGCATGGCTAATCACAACAGCGGAATGGGCTTTGTTTTTAAGAACGGAGATATCAAGTTCCATCCCAATGATGAACATAAAAAGCACCAAACCAATTTGACTGAGGGTTCCAAGAGTGGGGAGGCTTGATGGTGGAAACAAAAATCCCATCGTTTCTGGGAAGTAGTAACCAAGAAGTGATGGCCCAAGTAAAATCCCGGCTACAATCTCTCCCATGACGGAAGGTTGTTTCAGTTTTCTTGAAAATACATATCCTACAAATCTTGCAGCACCACAGACGATGATGATTTGTAAGAATAGAAGTGCTAATGGATGATGGAAACGATTGAAAAAATTTTCCGTATCCAAATGTTCATTGGTAACAATGACAATGTTTTTTGCTGCTTCAAGAAGAGTTCCTGCTTGTAAAAGAAAGTATCCAAGGGAACCAAACAGTAGTATGGTGAATCCATAAAAAAAAGAAGAACGTGTTTTCATAGAATCCTCATTTCCAAATTAAATGGAGAATTTTTTGGTAAGGGCTTCGCCCACGATGTCCGGAACTTGATTGGATACTGCTCTTCCATGTCTCGCTACTTCTTTGACGATTGTCGAAGACACAAAAGAGTATTCATTGTCCGCCATCAAAAAATAAGTTTCGATTTCAGGTGCTAATTTTT encodes the following:
- a CDS encoding polyprenyl synthetase family protein gives rise to the protein MPTQFSDILTNSKQLFDSFFESYTKELFQPRTRITDACLYSLQAGGKRIRPIFVLNSFFHPDQLPKKLNTKEHLSVYLAALAVECIHTYSLIHDDLPAMDNDDTRRGMPTCHIQFDEATAILAGDTLNSLSFYLLSLFENIDSTAIRDSIQILHKGSGMNGMILGQMEDIQEEKNPSSNDKESKLASIHEKKTGALIEASFLLGNRLRPDWLDRESVIASYAKEIGLLFQITDDILDVEGNLKDLGKTPGKDAKAGKLTYPSLYGMETAKRLRDESVSKAISLVANLPSLNNEFFLGLPKYIAERKN
- a CDS encoding nucleoside-diphosphate kinase — translated: MERTFIMLKPDAVKNKHIGDILQRIEKEGFKILGMKFLKLSLEDAKQFYAVHAARPFYNDLCTYMASGPIVACALERDNAVTHWRDVIGATDPKEAKAGTIRALFAESKEANAVHGSDSVANALQEIAFFFKGYELN
- a CDS encoding cation:proton antiporter; its protein translation is MKTRSSFFYGFTILLFGSLGYFLLQAGTLLEAAKNIVIVTNEHLDTENFFNRFHHPLALLFLQIIIVCGAARFVGYVFSRKLKQPSVMGEIVAGILLGPSLLGYYFPETMGFLFPPSSLPTLGTLSQIGLVLFMFIIGMELDISVLKNKAHSAVVISHASIIFPFFLGMILAYYFYTDYAPENVGFLSFSLFMGIAMSITAFPVLARILQERNLTRTPLGAMVLTCAAADDITAWILLAIIVTISKAGNLNTALFTIGLSFAYILTMIYLVAPFLKRLGSIYISRENLTRTAVALILMILFLSSLATEVIGIHALFGAFLAGVIMPAEGNLKKLIAEKIEDIAVILFLPIFFVITGLRTEIGLLNGSHLWMVFGLVILVAVVGKFVGSAFAAKVSGSNWEDALSIGALMNTRGLMELVVLNIGYDLGILSPEIFAVFVLMALVTTLSTGPLLDGIQKFYSKSEKRVPTEKPVDRKLRVLVAFAQEKMGKSLVRFAYSLSGNQKKNLEITALHISPNDSLSNEEIRRYRDASFESIRQTGAQMGLQVQTEYRITDNVTYEIVNFAKIKHTDILLIGAAKPLFSRSYTGGKIKGILNYCPATVGVLIDNGLESVEKVAILYKGEKDPILGFAQKLTSLKGMKSNKIKVEDLVQPETDLNPYPIALNKITGYSLILIDLNVWEEMGFEKMDLLPTSFLLVRFLST